From Micromonospora sp. NBC_01699, a single genomic window includes:
- a CDS encoding non-ribosomal peptide synthetase family protein: protein MLLARRGIALTASQTIRPGPRGPELPLSPAQQRIWFLDRLAVGDSAYLMSTAYRLDGKPDVAALTGSLRRLVGRHEPLRTAFVDRDGRAVQVVRAADEPDLAVTLPVVDLARLPAGSRERGLRRLARHELARPFDLGRPPLVRATLVRLAPDDHVLLLVFHHIVCDDVSLGLLTDELAAGYDALVGGREPAPAPLPVQFADYVRWLADRDPAVLRDQEDYWRDHLTGAPALLELPTDRPRPAPVDAAAGSFRFTLSTELTGAVERVRRDTDSTLFTVLLAGFTIVLARQSGQSDLVVGVPAANRSLPELETMVGMFVNTLALRTDLSGDPTLREALDRVRRTCVGGLGHREVPLERVTEIVAPDRSTGHHPLFQVMFVLAANGSGKSLNAGGDGDAPAMSGLRVRPAGFGNPTARFDLTLVLDAGRDRLTGQLDYHSGLFDRRTVERLADRFELALLALTSTPDRRLSEVDLFTASERRLLLGGLHPSPPPPAEPGFVDDLVAAQAARTPDAPAVYGDGELVTYAELDRWADRLARRLRSAGVGPDVPVGLALRAGPAGIAGLLGILRAGGAYLPLDPTHPPQRLADLLADAGTTILLTAEPAPDSFTGTLIRVDDTTTVPDDSPAPPHRRPEQLAYVIYTSGSTGRPKGVMVAHDTVTRLAVAFRDRHGFGPGQRILMIPPLTFDASVGDVFPALISGAALVVHPEPAALTGPALLDLCVEQRITAVDAPSALWQRWVDDLADHELPADLPLTVMMVGGERVPADKLAEWNRRTGGRIAFYNHYGPTEATVCATVHRAAAATVPASVSAVDEHGSLPIGGPLPHVRAYVLDPAGRPRPVGTPGELYLGGDCLARGYLNRPGLTARVFVPDPFSTTPGARLYRTGDLAKVRADGELEFLGRVDRQLKIRGYRIEPAEIETVLGQHPLVGETVVVARDQRLVAYLVPRSGAAAPAGSSPPAAACSPDPDELRAFLRGRLPDYLVPSGFVPLDRLPLTAHGKIDHRRLPAEEPESQRPFVPASTPTQARLAPIWAEALGRDRVGARDGFFDLGGHSLLAAPLLARINREFGVNLPLRTIFDAPHLHTFAAVLDRATPGLNTAAPGLDATAPGTAPAAALTRVDTDLWAEAVLPDDVCADLGSPPAGRDPARPEQVLLTGATGFLGAFLLDDVLRHTTAEVHCLVRAGSVGAAVVRVEHNLRRYGLWRPEYAARIVPVLGDLGRPRLGLSAPEFAALGERLDVIYHNGGAVHFVHPYRRLKPANVDGTIEVLRLAGVGRVSAVQHVSTLGVYLGPVDGSRTVTETDLPDRPDGLWGGYNESKWVADRLVRAARDRGLPVSIHRPARVTGHGGTGAGNTDDYFSRLLKTFVQVGGVPALDFAEDLAPVDYVAAAIGHLSRRADTAGRAFHFYNPRTIGYDTIVEVLRERGYPVRSLPYERWYAEVVEATQRSAEIALGPFLAGLPPTMNPREHPTFDCTATEQAVASAGIHCPPADATLLRRYIDFLTRTGFLNPPPTPPPTTPHPTNP, encoded by the coding sequence ATGCTGCTGGCGCGGCGGGGCATCGCGCTCACCGCGAGCCAGACGATCCGCCCCGGCCCACGGGGACCGGAGCTGCCGCTGTCGCCGGCACAGCAGCGGATCTGGTTCCTCGACCGGTTGGCGGTGGGCGACTCGGCGTACCTGATGTCGACCGCGTACCGGCTCGACGGGAAACCGGACGTGGCCGCGCTGACCGGGTCGTTGCGCCGGCTGGTCGGGCGGCACGAGCCGCTGCGTACCGCGTTCGTGGACCGCGACGGGCGCGCGGTGCAGGTGGTCCGGGCGGCCGACGAGCCGGACCTGGCGGTGACGCTGCCGGTGGTGGACCTCGCCCGCCTGCCGGCGGGGTCGCGGGAGCGGGGCCTGCGGCGGCTGGCCCGGCACGAGCTGGCCCGGCCGTTCGACCTGGGTCGGCCGCCGCTGGTCCGGGCCACCCTGGTCCGGCTGGCCCCGGACGATCATGTGCTGCTGCTGGTCTTCCACCACATCGTCTGCGACGACGTCTCCCTCGGGCTGCTCACCGACGAGCTGGCCGCCGGCTACGACGCGCTGGTCGGCGGCCGCGAGCCGGCGCCGGCACCGCTGCCGGTCCAGTTCGCCGACTACGTACGCTGGCTGGCCGACCGGGACCCGGCGGTGCTGCGGGACCAGGAGGACTACTGGCGCGACCACCTGACCGGCGCTCCGGCGCTGCTGGAGCTGCCGACCGACCGACCGCGCCCGGCACCGGTCGACGCGGCCGCCGGCAGTTTCCGGTTCACCCTGTCGACGGAGTTGACCGGGGCGGTCGAACGGGTGCGCCGGGATACCGACTCCACCCTGTTCACGGTGCTGCTGGCCGGGTTCACCATCGTGCTGGCCCGGCAGAGCGGCCAGTCCGACCTGGTGGTCGGTGTGCCGGCGGCGAACCGGTCGCTGCCGGAGCTGGAGACGATGGTCGGGATGTTCGTGAACACCCTGGCGCTGCGGACCGACCTGTCCGGTGACCCGACCCTGCGGGAGGCGCTGGACCGGGTCCGGCGTACGTGTGTCGGCGGGCTGGGACACCGGGAGGTGCCGCTGGAGCGGGTCACCGAGATCGTGGCGCCGGACCGCAGCACCGGTCACCATCCGCTGTTCCAGGTGATGTTCGTCCTCGCGGCAAACGGTTCGGGCAAGTCGCTCAACGCGGGCGGCGACGGCGACGCTCCGGCGATGTCCGGGTTGCGGGTGCGCCCGGCCGGCTTCGGCAACCCGACCGCGCGGTTCGATCTGACCCTGGTGCTGGACGCGGGCCGGGACCGGCTCACCGGCCAGCTCGACTACCATTCCGGGCTGTTCGACCGGCGTACGGTCGAGCGGCTGGCCGACCGGTTCGAGCTGGCCCTGCTGGCGCTGACCTCGACCCCGGACCGCCGACTGTCCGAGGTGGATCTGTTCACCGCTTCGGAGCGACGGCTGCTGCTCGGCGGCCTGCACCCGTCACCTCCGCCGCCGGCCGAGCCGGGATTCGTCGACGATCTGGTGGCCGCGCAGGCCGCCCGTACGCCGGACGCCCCCGCCGTGTACGGCGACGGTGAGCTGGTCACCTACGCCGAGCTCGACCGGTGGGCCGACCGGCTGGCCCGGCGGCTGCGGTCGGCCGGTGTCGGGCCGGACGTGCCGGTCGGGCTGGCGCTGCGGGCGGGTCCGGCCGGGATCGCCGGACTGCTCGGCATCCTCCGGGCCGGTGGCGCCTACCTGCCGCTCGACCCGACCCACCCGCCGCAACGGCTGGCCGACCTGCTCGCCGACGCCGGCACCACGATCCTGCTCACCGCCGAACCGGCCCCGGACAGCTTCACCGGCACCCTGATCCGGGTGGACGACACCACTACCGTCCCGGACGACTCCCCCGCCCCGCCGCACCGGCGGCCGGAGCAGCTCGCGTACGTCATCTACACCTCCGGTTCGACCGGGCGGCCGAAGGGCGTGATGGTCGCGCACGACACCGTCACCCGGCTGGCGGTCGCCTTCCGGGACAGACACGGCTTCGGTCCCGGGCAGCGGATCCTGATGATCCCGCCGCTGACCTTCGACGCCTCGGTCGGTGACGTGTTCCCGGCGCTGATCAGCGGCGCGGCCCTGGTCGTCCACCCGGAACCGGCCGCGCTCACCGGGCCGGCGCTGCTCGACCTCTGCGTCGAGCAGCGGATCACCGCGGTCGACGCGCCCTCGGCGCTCTGGCAGCGCTGGGTGGACGACCTCGCCGACCACGAGCTGCCGGCGGACCTGCCGCTGACGGTGATGATGGTCGGCGGGGAACGGGTACCGGCCGACAAGCTCGCCGAGTGGAACCGCCGCACCGGCGGCCGGATCGCCTTCTACAACCACTACGGCCCGACCGAGGCCACCGTCTGCGCCACCGTCCACCGGGCCGCCGCCGCTACCGTTCCCGCCTCCGTGAGTGCTGTCGACGAACACGGCTCGCTGCCGATCGGCGGGCCGCTGCCGCACGTGCGGGCGTACGTGCTGGACCCGGCCGGTCGGCCGCGTCCGGTCGGCACCCCCGGCGAGCTGTACCTCGGTGGTGACTGCCTGGCACGTGGCTACCTGAACCGACCGGGGTTGACCGCGCGGGTGTTCGTCCCGGACCCGTTCTCGACCACGCCGGGGGCGAGGCTCTACCGCACCGGCGACCTCGCGAAGGTACGCGCCGACGGCGAGCTGGAGTTCCTCGGTCGGGTCGACCGCCAACTCAAGATCCGGGGTTACCGGATCGAGCCGGCCGAGATCGAGACGGTGCTGGGCCAGCATCCGCTGGTCGGCGAGACCGTGGTGGTGGCCCGTGACCAGCGGCTGGTCGCGTACCTGGTGCCCCGCTCGGGTGCTGCCGCGCCGGCCGGTTCGTCGCCACCGGCGGCGGCCTGCTCGCCGGACCCGGACGAGCTGCGGGCGTTCCTGCGGGGCCGGTTGCCCGACTACCTGGTGCCGTCCGGGTTCGTGCCGCTGGACCGGTTGCCGCTGACCGCGCACGGCAAGATCGACCACCGTCGCCTGCCGGCGGAGGAACCCGAATCGCAGCGCCCGTTCGTGCCGGCGAGTACGCCGACCCAGGCCCGGCTGGCACCGATCTGGGCGGAGGCGCTGGGCCGGGACCGGGTCGGCGCCCGCGACGGCTTCTTCGACCTCGGCGGGCATTCGCTGCTCGCCGCCCCGCTGCTGGCCCGGATCAACCGGGAGTTCGGCGTCAACCTGCCGCTACGGACGATCTTCGACGCCCCGCACCTGCACACCTTCGCCGCCGTCCTCGACAGGGCTACTCCCGGTCTCAACACGGCTGCTCCCGGTCTCGACGCGACTGCTCCCGGTACGGCCCCGGCGGCAGCCCTGACCAGGGTAGACACCGACCTGTGGGCCGAGGCCGTGCTGCCGGACGACGTCTGCGCCGACCTCGGATCGCCGCCTGCCGGCCGTGACCCGGCCCGGCCGGAGCAGGTGCTGCTCACCGGGGCGACCGGGTTCCTCGGCGCCTTCCTCCTGGACGACGTGCTCCGGCACACCACCGCCGAGGTGCACTGCCTGGTCCGAGCCGGTTCGGTCGGCGCGGCCGTGGTCCGGGTGGAACACAACCTGCGCCGGTACGGGCTGTGGCGACCCGAGTACGCGGCCCGGATCGTGCCCGTACTCGGGGATCTGGGGCGGCCGCGGCTGGGACTGTCCGCGCCGGAGTTCGCCGCGCTCGGCGAACGGCTCGACGTGATCTACCACAACGGTGGGGCGGTGCACTTCGTGCATCCGTACCGGCGGTTGAAGCCGGCGAACGTGGACGGGACCATCGAGGTGCTGCGGCTGGCCGGGGTGGGCCGGGTCAGCGCCGTACAGCATGTTTCCACCCTCGGCGTCTATCTCGGTCCGGTCGACGGCTCGCGGACGGTCACCGAGACCGATTTGCCGGACCGGCCGGACGGGTTGTGGGGCGGCTACAACGAGAGCAAGTGGGTGGCGGACCGACTGGTCCGGGCCGCTCGGGACCGGGGTCTGCCGGTGTCGATCCACCGACCGGCGCGGGTCACCGGCCACGGCGGCACCGGTGCCGGCAACACCGACGACTACTTCAGCCGCCTGCTGAAGACGTTCGTGCAGGTGGGGGGCGTACCGGCGCTCGACTTCGCGGAGGATCTGGCGCCGGTCGACTACGTCGCCGCCGCCATCGGGCACCTCTCCCGCCGCGCCGACACCGCCGGCCGCGCCTTCCACTTCTACAACCCGAGAACCATCGGGTACGACACGATCGTCGAGGTCCTGCGCGAGCGGGGTTACCCGGTCCGGTCGCTACCGTACGAGCGCTGGTACGCCGAGGTGGTCGAGGCGACACAGCGGTCGGCCGAGATCGCGCTCGGTCCGTTCCTAGCCGGACTGCCCCCGACGATGAATCCCCGCGAACACCCCACGTTCGACTGCACCGCCACCGAGCAGGCCGTAGCGTCGGCCGGGATCCACTGTCCACCCGCCGACGCCACACTGCTCCGGCGATACATCGACTTCCTCACCCGCACCGGTTTCCTAAACCCCCCACCCACCCCACCCCCCACCACCCCCCACCCAACCAACCCCTAA
- a CDS encoding amino acid adenylation domain-containing protein: MPSTADPDAGTPTAPASRTNLESVGALSPQRQALLARRLAQRGLATVSEPVIARLPRTGPEQLFTCSSGQQRMWLASQFDPSDPSFHVSMSQRFGGRLDVAALRLALTDLVARHEILRTVYLGADGAPRQLVRPPEPVPLPEVDLRDLPVADREPHARSLARRAFAEPFDLATGPVLRATVYRLADDDHVLMMTSHHIAIDGWSIGNALRELAALYTWRLRTAATGASATGGPPLPELPIQYADYAHWQHDSLTDGELADGLEFWRRQLAAPRVDPELPIARRRESPGDGAGGKVSLPIGPELLDGLRTAAGATKGTTPFVTLLTGLKALLARYLGQPDVTVGTLVAARTHVELEPLVGYFANPLALRTRLDPGLTFAEAVARVRRTVIDGFAYQSVPFDLVVQELAPRRDAQRHPFFQAALILHNFSAGERPDWPGLDVRWWDSELDDMLFDLTLVAVPQPDGGLEATFSYRTEVFDAADVERLAAGFHQLLTGIAADPGRRLGDLALLPPADRRRALVDWQGPVRELPAGSATFPALWARSCARHPDAVAVAAEDGTLSYRELDRRANQLAFRLRAGGVGPETPVGICLDRTSDLLVAVLGVWRAGGAYVPLDPAFPTGRLRMMVDDGDVRVLVTDQGVRERMGELCDTVAELVCLDRDRAELAALPTEPPTADPDPDRLAYVIFTSGSTGRPKGVEVSHGAVGNLLLAFGESLALTPADRLLAVTTLSFDISVLELLLPLVSGARVVIATNTEVVDGSALLARAHASGATVLQGTPATWRMLLAAGELPATVRHRLCGGEAFSRDLADRLAGGTLWNVYGPTETTVWSAAGVVDPSRSPTVAGPVTIGPPIGNTRIHLLDGWGQPVPVGVTGELHIGGAGVARGYRGRPALTAQRFVPDPFGTVPGGRLYATGDLARHLPDGRIEFLGRGDQQVKIRGFRVELGEIESVLREQEDVRDAAVAAWTEGADGDARLVAYVVPREATDAARLWTVLAPRLALRLPAYLIPATLVLLDALPLTPNGKLDRSALPAPTWGATDSTPYVAARGPVEAAIVRIWEEVLDVAPIGVDTDFFALGGHSLLAERVLSRLRAYFQLAAPTRVLFDAPTVAGLAAALIELEPVPGQVTAVAEVRAEIEAMSPEAVASLLDEGVAG, encoded by the coding sequence GTGCCATCCACCGCCGACCCTGACGCCGGCACGCCGACGGCACCGGCGTCGCGTACCAACCTGGAGAGTGTGGGCGCGTTGTCGCCGCAGCGGCAGGCGCTGCTGGCCCGCCGGCTGGCCCAGCGCGGGTTGGCGACGGTGTCCGAGCCGGTCATCGCCCGGCTGCCGCGGACCGGCCCGGAGCAGCTTTTCACCTGCTCGTCCGGGCAGCAGCGGATGTGGTTGGCCAGCCAGTTCGACCCGTCGGACCCGTCCTTCCACGTGTCGATGTCGCAGCGGTTCGGCGGCCGACTCGACGTCGCCGCGCTCCGCCTGGCGCTGACCGACCTGGTCGCCCGGCACGAGATCCTGCGCACGGTCTACCTCGGTGCCGACGGGGCGCCGCGCCAGCTGGTCCGGCCGCCGGAACCGGTGCCGCTGCCCGAGGTGGACCTGCGCGACCTGCCGGTCGCCGACCGGGAGCCGCACGCCCGGTCGCTGGCCCGGCGGGCCTTCGCCGAGCCGTTCGACCTGGCCACCGGGCCGGTGCTGCGGGCGACGGTGTACCGGCTGGCCGACGACGACCACGTGCTGATGATGACCAGCCACCACATCGCCATCGACGGCTGGTCGATCGGCAACGCGCTGCGCGAACTGGCCGCGCTCTACACCTGGCGACTGCGGACGGCCGCGACCGGCGCGTCCGCGACCGGCGGGCCGCCGCTGCCCGAGCTGCCCATCCAGTACGCCGACTACGCGCACTGGCAGCACGATTCGCTCACCGACGGCGAACTCGCCGACGGGCTGGAGTTCTGGCGCCGGCAGCTCGCCGCGCCGAGGGTCGACCCCGAGCTGCCGATCGCCCGCCGACGCGAGTCACCCGGCGACGGGGCCGGCGGCAAGGTCAGCCTGCCGATCGGACCGGAACTGCTCGACGGGCTGCGTACGGCGGCCGGCGCGACCAAGGGCACCACCCCGTTCGTCACCCTGCTGACCGGGCTCAAGGCGCTGCTGGCCCGCTACCTCGGTCAACCCGACGTCACCGTCGGTACGCTGGTCGCCGCCCGTACGCACGTCGAGTTGGAGCCGCTGGTCGGCTACTTCGCCAACCCGCTCGCGTTGCGTACCCGGCTCGACCCCGGGTTGACCTTTGCCGAGGCGGTGGCGCGGGTACGCCGTACGGTGATCGACGGGTTCGCGTACCAGAGTGTGCCGTTCGACCTGGTGGTGCAGGAGCTGGCGCCGCGCCGGGACGCGCAACGGCACCCGTTCTTCCAGGCCGCGCTGATTCTGCACAACTTCTCCGCGGGGGAGCGGCCGGATTGGCCCGGTCTCGACGTGCGCTGGTGGGACAGCGAGCTCGACGACATGCTGTTCGACCTGACCCTGGTCGCGGTTCCGCAGCCGGACGGCGGGCTGGAGGCGACGTTCTCGTACCGTACCGAGGTCTTCGACGCCGCCGACGTGGAACGCCTCGCCGCCGGCTTCCACCAACTGCTGACCGGGATCGCGGCCGATCCGGGGCGGCGGCTCGGCGACCTGGCGCTGCTGCCACCGGCGGACCGGCGGCGGGCGCTGGTCGACTGGCAGGGCCCGGTCCGGGAGCTGCCGGCCGGTTCGGCGACCTTCCCGGCGCTCTGGGCCCGGTCCTGTGCCCGTCATCCGGACGCGGTGGCGGTGGCGGCGGAGGACGGGACGCTGTCGTACCGGGAACTCGACCGCCGGGCGAACCAGCTCGCGTTTCGGTTGCGGGCCGGCGGGGTCGGGCCGGAGACGCCGGTCGGCATCTGCCTGGACCGTACGTCGGACCTGCTGGTCGCGGTGCTCGGCGTCTGGCGCGCCGGCGGCGCGTACGTGCCGCTCGACCCGGCCTTCCCGACCGGCCGGCTACGGATGATGGTCGACGACGGAGATGTCCGCGTCCTGGTGACCGACCAGGGGGTACGCGAACGAATGGGCGAGCTGTGCGACACCGTCGCCGAACTGGTCTGCCTGGACCGGGACCGGGCCGAGTTGGCCGCGCTGCCGACCGAGCCGCCCACCGCCGACCCGGATCCGGACCGGCTCGCGTACGTGATCTTCACGTCGGGGTCGACCGGCCGACCGAAGGGCGTCGAGGTCAGCCACGGCGCGGTCGGCAACCTGCTGCTGGCGTTCGGTGAATCGCTCGCGCTCACCCCGGCCGACCGGCTGCTCGCCGTCACCACCCTCTCGTTCGACATCTCGGTGCTGGAACTGCTGCTGCCGCTGGTCAGCGGGGCGCGGGTGGTGATCGCCACGAACACGGAGGTGGTCGACGGGTCGGCCCTGCTGGCCCGCGCCCACGCCAGCGGCGCCACCGTGCTCCAGGGCACCCCGGCGACCTGGCGGATGCTGCTCGCGGCCGGCGAACTGCCGGCGACCGTACGGCACCGGCTCTGCGGCGGCGAGGCGTTCTCCCGCGACCTGGCCGACCGGCTGGCCGGCGGGACCCTCTGGAACGTGTACGGCCCGACCGAGACCACCGTCTGGTCCGCCGCCGGAGTGGTCGACCCGTCGCGGTCACCCACGGTGGCCGGACCGGTGACGATCGGGCCGCCGATCGGGAACACCCGGATCCACCTGCTCGACGGTTGGGGCCAGCCGGTGCCGGTCGGCGTCACCGGCGAGCTGCACATCGGCGGCGCCGGCGTGGCCCGTGGCTACCGGGGTCGACCGGCACTGACCGCGCAGCGGTTCGTCCCGGACCCGTTCGGCACCGTGCCCGGAGGCAGGCTCTACGCCACCGGTGACCTGGCCCGGCACCTGCCCGACGGCCGGATCGAGTTCCTCGGGCGCGGCGACCAGCAGGTGAAGATCCGGGGCTTCCGGGTCGAGCTGGGCGAGATCGAGTCGGTGCTGCGCGAGCAGGAGGACGTACGCGACGCGGCGGTCGCCGCGTGGACCGAGGGCGCCGACGGGGACGCCCGGCTGGTCGCGTACGTGGTGCCGAGGGAGGCGACCGACGCGGCGCGGCTCTGGACAGTGCTGGCGCCCCGGTTGGCGTTGCGGCTGCCGGCGTACCTGATCCCGGCGACCCTGGTGCTGCTCGACGCGCTGCCGCTGACCCCGAACGGGAAACTGGACCGCTCGGCACTGCCGGCGCCTACCTGGGGCGCGACCGACTCCACCCCGTACGTGGCCGCCCGTGGGCCGGTCGAGGCGGCGATCGTACGGATCTGGGAAGAGGTCCTGGACGTGGCACCGATCGGGGTGGACACCGACTTCTTCGCCCTCGGCGGGCACTCGCTGCTGGCCGAGCGGGTGCTGTCCCGGCTGCGGGCGTACTTCCAGCTGGCGGCGCCGACGCGGGTGCTGTTCGACGCGCCGACCGTCGCCGGGCTGGCCGCCGCGCTGATCGAGCTGGAACCGGTGCCCGGTCAGGTGACCGCCGTCGCCGAGGTACGCGCGGAGATCGAGGCGATGTCGCCGGAGGCGGTGGCGTCGCTGCTGGACGAGGGTGTTGCCGGGTGA